The following are from one region of the Fusarium verticillioides 7600 chromosome 1, whole genome shotgun sequence genome:
- a CDS encoding Ca2+-transporting ATPase, with the protein MQLPWGGRDGPGNDTLLPTSNIPSITGHAADGLDSKDGDRPQRPGRHVRTTSSDARNVADHFSYMTPSEAAANLRTSLTLGLTPTEALTRLGEYGPNEIPHEDPEPLWLRFVKQFQEPLILLLLVSAGTSLLLGNMDDAISITVAVTIVVSVGFIQEYRSEKSIEALNHLVPNHAHLVRGQSKTSSLGKTATWPPRIDDADSALTPGSVTPVSDILDATSSKVMASQLVPGDLVLFTTGDRIPADIRVTKAADLTIDASNLTGETEPVRVTAEARNRGFGSYGLDKSQLPRPNSLAPSEHGDSHGDGIHNIAYMGTLVKSGHGQGIVFATGGHTHFGTIAVSVSGTESPRSPLQLSMDDLGSQLSKASFVVIGLISVVGWLQGKKLLEIFTISISLAVAAIPEGLPIIVTVTLALGVHRMARHNAIVRRMPKVETLGSVNVVCTDKTGTLTTNHMTTTRMWYFGAQEPVPVESDHDDVETNPDINQATLRVLRIGNIANDARLAQKYTEHGQAATAVLSSTLGRGQVSTYTRWVGQPTDVAMLDLLDRFKEHDVRESIGPRVSETPFSSERKWMGVTIGSETKGDKEFAYMKGSVEKVLAACDSYLEKDGREIVLDSARRQEALQAAEAMAVQGLRVLAFASGSVTRPLRSKSAARSNPGFDRSESPSSHSPEDIYKNLTFAGLVGMRDPPRPGVGRSIRRLMRGGVKVIMITGDAETTALAIGKQLGMNIAVPSGHSGGQNTVRPVLRGDEVDRLSEEDLAQAMQHTTIFARTNPDHKLKIIRALQSRGDIVAMTGDGVNDAPALKKADIGISMGRHGTDVAKEAADMILTDDDFSTILRAIEEGKGIFNNIQNFLTFQLSTSAASLALVFICTCFGFKSPLNAMQILWINIIMDGPPAQSLGVERVDPDVMTKPPRRRGDPVLTKSLITRVLTSAAIITIGTMLIYRREMMADAQVTRRDTTMTFTCFVFFDMFNALSCRSESKSVLQGEVGLFSNNLFNWAVSLSIAGQLLVIYFPWLQETFQTEALGFFDLVRLVLLCSTVFWADELRKYLKYNKRRFGNDYSQAV; encoded by the exons ATGCAATTGCCATGGGGCGGCCGCGACGGTCCGGGAAATGACACCTTGCTACCGACATCCAACATCCCTTCCATCACCGGCCATGCTGCGGATGGCCTTGATTCCAAGGATGGCGATCGTCCACAGCGCCCAGGCCGTCACGTTCGAACCACGTCTTCTGATGCACGG AACGTTGCCGATCATTTCTCCTATATGACCCCGAGCGAAGCCGCAGCGAATTTACGGACATCGCTCACCCTTGGCCTTACTCCAACAGAAGCTCTCACCAGACTAGGCGAATATGGTCCGAATGAAATTCCTCACGAAGACCCAGAGCCATTATGGCTACGATTCGTTAAACAATTCCAGGAGCCCCTTAttctgctgcttctggtTTCGGCCGGTACATCGCTCCTCTTGGGAAACATGGATGACGCTATCAGTATCACAGTCGCTGTGACAATTGTCGTGTCCGTCGGGTTCATACAAGAGTATCGTTCTGAAAAGTCTATCGAGGCTCTTAACCACCTTGTGCCGAATCATGCCCACCTCGTCCGTGGTCAGAGCAAGACGTCGTCATTGGGGAAGACTGCTACCTGGCCACCGCGTATAGATGATGCCGATTCAGCCTTGACCCCGGGCTCTGTCACTCCAGTCAGTGATATTCTGGATGCAACATCTTCCAAGGTCATGGCTTCTCAGCTGGTCCCTGGCGATCTCGTTCTGTTTACCACCGGTGATCGCATTCCTGCCGACATCCGTGTTACCAAAGCCGCAGACCTAACGATTGATGCCTCAAACCTCACTGGAGAGACGGAGCCTGTGAGGGTGACGGCTGAGGCACGTAACCGTGGATTCGGCTCATATGGTCTCGACAAATCACAATTGCCTCGACCCAACTCTCTTGCCCCCTCTGAGCATGGAGATTCTCACGGAGATGGCATTCATAACATTGCATATATGGGAACATTGGTGAAGTCGGGCCACGGTCAGGGTATTGTCTTTGCGACTGGAGGCCATACACACTTTGGAACTATTGCTGTTAGCGTTTCTGGTACCGAGAGTCCAAGATCACCGCTTCAGTTATCCATGGACGACCTTGGCTCGCAGCTCAGTAAAGCTTCATTTGTTGTAATTGGCCTCATCTCAGTTGTCGGTTGGCTACAGGGgaagaagcttcttgagatcttcactATTTCGATATCACTTGCCGTGGCCGCCATCCCTGAAGGTCTGCCTATTATTGTAACTGTCACATTGGCCCTGGGTGTTCATCGCATGGCTAGGCATAATGCGATCGTCCGAAGGATGCCCAAGGTCGAGACTTTGGGCTCCGTGAATGTAGTGTGCACTGATAAAACAG GTACCCTTACTACGAACCACATGACAACTACTCGAATGTGGTATTTTGGAGCTCAAGAACCTGTCCCGGTGGAGTCTGATcacgatgatgttgaaacGAATCCAGACATTAACCAGGCCACCCTTAGAGTGCTTCGCATAGGCAACATTGCGAATGACGCGCGACTTGCTCAAAAGTATACAGAGCACGGCCAAGCCGCAACAGCTGTACTTTCGTCGACGTTAGGACGTGGTCAGGTTTCCACATATACCCGCTGGGTTGGACAACCCACTGACGTTGCCATGCTGGACCTCCTTGATCGCTTCAAGGAACACGATGTCAGAGAATCTATCGGCCCTCGAGTGAGCGAGACGCCTTTCAGCTCTGAACGAAAGTGGATGGGTGTCACAATTGGATCCGAAACAAAGGGTGACAAGGAATTCGCTTACATGAAGGGCTCTGTCGAAAAGGTTCTGGCGGCATGTGACAGCTATCTCGAAAAGGATGGAAGGGAAATTGTACTTGACTCTGCACGTCGCCAGGAGGCCCTTCAAGCCGCcgaagccatggctgtcCAAGGTCTCCGGGTATTGGCATTTGCCAGCGGTTCCGTCACGCGCCCATTGAGAAGCAAATCCGCAGCGCGCAGCAACCCTGGTTTCGATCGAAGCGAGAGTCCATCTTCTCACAGTCCAGAAGACATTTACAAAAACCTCACCTTTGCGGGTCTTGTTGGTATGCGTGATCCTCCGCGACCCGGAGTTGGGCGTTCTATTAGGCGCTTGATGCGAGGTGGGGTCAAGGTCATCATGATTACTGGCGATGCAGAGACGACAGCGCTTGCCATAGGAAAGCAACTGGGCATGAACATTGCAGTCCCTAGCGGACATTCAGGCGGCCAGAACACTGTAAGGCCTGTGCTGCGCGGCGACGAGGTTGACAGGTTGTCGGAGGAAGATCTAGCGCAGGCCATGCAACACACAACCATATTTGCACGAACGAACCCAGACCACAAGCTGAAGATCATTCGAGCCCTCCAGTCAAGGGGCGATATTGTCGCCATGACTGGTGATGGCGTCAATGATGCGCCAGCTTTGAAGAAGGCAGACATTGGTATTTCCATGGGCCGCCATGGCACTGATGTTGCAAAGGAGGCAGCAGACATGATTTTGACGGACGATGACTTTTCTACGATCCTCAgagccatcgaggagggcAAGGGTATCTTCAACAATATCCAGAACTTCCTGACCTTCCAACTCAGCACAAGTGCTGCCAGTTTGGCACTTGTTTTCATTTGCACCTGCTTCGGCTTTAAATCCCCTTTGAACGCCATGCAGATTCTGTGGATTA ACATTATCATGGATGGTCCTCCAGCTCAGTCTTTGGGTGTTGAAAGGGTAGACCCTGATGTTATGACCAAGCCTCcacgaagacgaggagatCCAGTACTTACCAAGTCGCTTATTACACGCGTTCTCACATCGGCGGCCATAATTACCATTGGAACAATGCTCATCTACCGTCGTgagatgatggctgatgcACAGGTCACCCGCCGTGACACGACGATGACATTCACctgcttcgtcttcttcgacatgTTCAATGCTTTGAGCTGCAGGTCAGAGTCTAAGTCGGTACTTCAGGGCGAAGTTGGACTCTTTTCTAACAACTTGTTCAACTGGGCTGTGTCTCTCAGCATTGCTGGACAGTTGCTTGTCATCTATTTTCCTTGGCTCCAGGAGACTTTCCAGACGGAAGCGCTTGGGTTTTTTGACCTCGTACGACTCGTTCTGTTGTGTAGCACGGTATTTTGGGCGGACGAGCTGCGAAAATATCTCAAGTATAATAAAAGGCGTTTTGGAAACGATTATAGCCAGGCGGTGTAA
- a CDS encoding Ca2+-transporting ATPase → MQLPWGGRDGPGNDTLLPTSNIPSITGHAADGLDSKDGDRPQRPGRHVRTTSSDARNVADHFSYMTPSEAAANLRTSLTLGLTPTEALTRLGEYGPNEIPHEDPEPLWLRFVKQFQEPLILLLLVSAGTSLLLGNMDDAISITVAVTIVVSVGFIQEYRSEKSIEALNHLVPNHAHLVRGQSKTSSLGKTATWPPRIDDADSALTPGSVTPVSDILDATSSKVMASQLVPGDLVLFTTGDRIPADIRVTKAADLTIDASNLTGETEPVRVTAEARNRGFGSYGLDKSQLPRPNSLAPSEHGDSHGDGIHNIAYMGTLVKSGHGQGIVFATGGHTHFGTIAVSVSGTESPRSPLQLSMDDLGSQLSKASFVVIGLISVVGWLQGKKLLEIFTISISLAVAAIPEGLPIIVTVTLALGVHRMARHNAIVRRMPKVETLGSVNVVCTDKTGTLTTNHMTTTRMWYFGAQEPVPVESDHDDVETNPDINQATLRVLRIGNIANDARLAQKYTEHGQAATAVLSSTLGRGQVSTYTRWVGQPTDVAMLDLLDRFKEHDVRESIGPRVSETPFSSERKWMGVTIGSETKGDKEFAYMKGSVEKVLAACDSYLEKDGREIVLDSARRQEALQAAEAMAVQGLRVLAFASGSVTRPLRSKSAARSNPGFDRSESPSSHSPEDIYKNLTFAGLVGMRDPPRPGVGRSIRRLMRGGVKVIMITGDAETTALAIGKQLGMNIAVPSGHSGGQNTVRPVLRGDEVDRLSEEDLAQAMQHTTIFARTNPDHKLKIIRALQSRGDIVAMTGDGVNDAPALKKADIGISMGRHGTDVAKEAADMILTDDDFSTILRAIEEGKGIFNNIQNFLTFQLSTSAASLALVFICTCFGFKSPLNAMQILWISKSNS, encoded by the exons ATGCAATTGCCATGGGGCGGCCGCGACGGTCCGGGAAATGACACCTTGCTACCGACATCCAACATCCCTTCCATCACCGGCCATGCTGCGGATGGCCTTGATTCCAAGGATGGCGATCGTCCACAGCGCCCAGGCCGTCACGTTCGAACCACGTCTTCTGATGCACGG AACGTTGCCGATCATTTCTCCTATATGACCCCGAGCGAAGCCGCAGCGAATTTACGGACATCGCTCACCCTTGGCCTTACTCCAACAGAAGCTCTCACCAGACTAGGCGAATATGGTCCGAATGAAATTCCTCACGAAGACCCAGAGCCATTATGGCTACGATTCGTTAAACAATTCCAGGAGCCCCTTAttctgctgcttctggtTTCGGCCGGTACATCGCTCCTCTTGGGAAACATGGATGACGCTATCAGTATCACAGTCGCTGTGACAATTGTCGTGTCCGTCGGGTTCATACAAGAGTATCGTTCTGAAAAGTCTATCGAGGCTCTTAACCACCTTGTGCCGAATCATGCCCACCTCGTCCGTGGTCAGAGCAAGACGTCGTCATTGGGGAAGACTGCTACCTGGCCACCGCGTATAGATGATGCCGATTCAGCCTTGACCCCGGGCTCTGTCACTCCAGTCAGTGATATTCTGGATGCAACATCTTCCAAGGTCATGGCTTCTCAGCTGGTCCCTGGCGATCTCGTTCTGTTTACCACCGGTGATCGCATTCCTGCCGACATCCGTGTTACCAAAGCCGCAGACCTAACGATTGATGCCTCAAACCTCACTGGAGAGACGGAGCCTGTGAGGGTGACGGCTGAGGCACGTAACCGTGGATTCGGCTCATATGGTCTCGACAAATCACAATTGCCTCGACCCAACTCTCTTGCCCCCTCTGAGCATGGAGATTCTCACGGAGATGGCATTCATAACATTGCATATATGGGAACATTGGTGAAGTCGGGCCACGGTCAGGGTATTGTCTTTGCGACTGGAGGCCATACACACTTTGGAACTATTGCTGTTAGCGTTTCTGGTACCGAGAGTCCAAGATCACCGCTTCAGTTATCCATGGACGACCTTGGCTCGCAGCTCAGTAAAGCTTCATTTGTTGTAATTGGCCTCATCTCAGTTGTCGGTTGGCTACAGGGgaagaagcttcttgagatcttcactATTTCGATATCACTTGCCGTGGCCGCCATCCCTGAAGGTCTGCCTATTATTGTAACTGTCACATTGGCCCTGGGTGTTCATCGCATGGCTAGGCATAATGCGATCGTCCGAAGGATGCCCAAGGTCGAGACTTTGGGCTCCGTGAATGTAGTGTGCACTGATAAAACAG GTACCCTTACTACGAACCACATGACAACTACTCGAATGTGGTATTTTGGAGCTCAAGAACCTGTCCCGGTGGAGTCTGATcacgatgatgttgaaacGAATCCAGACATTAACCAGGCCACCCTTAGAGTGCTTCGCATAGGCAACATTGCGAATGACGCGCGACTTGCTCAAAAGTATACAGAGCACGGCCAAGCCGCAACAGCTGTACTTTCGTCGACGTTAGGACGTGGTCAGGTTTCCACATATACCCGCTGGGTTGGACAACCCACTGACGTTGCCATGCTGGACCTCCTTGATCGCTTCAAGGAACACGATGTCAGAGAATCTATCGGCCCTCGAGTGAGCGAGACGCCTTTCAGCTCTGAACGAAAGTGGATGGGTGTCACAATTGGATCCGAAACAAAGGGTGACAAGGAATTCGCTTACATGAAGGGCTCTGTCGAAAAGGTTCTGGCGGCATGTGACAGCTATCTCGAAAAGGATGGAAGGGAAATTGTACTTGACTCTGCACGTCGCCAGGAGGCCCTTCAAGCCGCcgaagccatggctgtcCAAGGTCTCCGGGTATTGGCATTTGCCAGCGGTTCCGTCACGCGCCCATTGAGAAGCAAATCCGCAGCGCGCAGCAACCCTGGTTTCGATCGAAGCGAGAGTCCATCTTCTCACAGTCCAGAAGACATTTACAAAAACCTCACCTTTGCGGGTCTTGTTGGTATGCGTGATCCTCCGCGACCCGGAGTTGGGCGTTCTATTAGGCGCTTGATGCGAGGTGGGGTCAAGGTCATCATGATTACTGGCGATGCAGAGACGACAGCGCTTGCCATAGGAAAGCAACTGGGCATGAACATTGCAGTCCCTAGCGGACATTCAGGCGGCCAGAACACTGTAAGGCCTGTGCTGCGCGGCGACGAGGTTGACAGGTTGTCGGAGGAAGATCTAGCGCAGGCCATGCAACACACAACCATATTTGCACGAACGAACCCAGACCACAAGCTGAAGATCATTCGAGCCCTCCAGTCAAGGGGCGATATTGTCGCCATGACTGGTGATGGCGTCAATGATGCGCCAGCTTTGAAGAAGGCAGACATTGGTATTTCCATGGGCCGCCATGGCACTGATGTTGCAAAGGAGGCAGCAGACATGATTTTGACGGACGATGACTTTTCTACGATCCTCAgagccatcgaggagggcAAGGGTATCTTCAACAATATCCAGAACTTCCTGACCTTCCAACTCAGCACAAGTGCTGCCAGTTTGGCACTTGTTTTCATTTGCACCTGCTTCGGCTTTAAATCCCCTTTGAACGCCATGCAGATTCTGTGGATTAGTAAGAGCAACAGCTGA
- a CDS encoding tRNA threonylcarbamoyladenosine biosynthesis protein: MRPSVMKISITQLSQIPSHRPQYHGFPRYLLTPILSENTIFYFLKRDLQKITNPSPILRSPLTSQTFGSQAAPTMETRIVKVPSKGSLGQFRPGHGLAKLNHWEVQCENKPALEALQDAAHLLRTKDTPVAFPTETVYGLGADATRTPSVKGIYSAKGRPSDNPLISHVCDLEMLREYIGHSDTTDPIPQRYRALIERFWPGPLTILLPNPAPSKLAPEVTAGLKTFGVRMPSSTLALSLIKLAGVPLAAPSANASTKPSPTAAQHVMDDLNGKIELILDGGHCQVGVESTVVDGLCDPPVVLRPGGIGIDELRSCPGWENVSIAYKDKSEEGKAAPRAPGMKYKHYSPKATVVLYESSFGKGVNGIASFDLKATNGAVNGHASNDERKGRVVGVIRTQRWKSGAGLRCASFHHLTDVQGADEDDSPFQVYEGDLLDEKEQPIGKILDIDLGRGTEGIARGLFAALREFDRRGADTIFVDGIEDRSDIAAAVMNRLRKAASETRA, translated from the coding sequence ATGAGGCCCAGTGTGATGAAAATTTCTATCACCCAACTATCACAAATCCCGAGTCACAGACCTCAATATCATGGTTTCCCAAGATACTTGCTAACACCTATACTTTCAgaaaacaccatcttctACTTTCTAAAGCGAGATTTACAAAAAATCACCAACCCCTCTCCGATATTGAGATCACCACTAACATCACAAACATTTGGCTCTCAAGCTGCGCCCACCATGGAGACAAGGATAGTAAAAGTCCCGAGCAAGGGCTCCCTAGGCCAGTTTCGACCTGGCCATGGACTCGCAAAGTTGAATCACTGGGAGGTTCAATGTGAAAACAAACCcgctcttgaggctctgcaaGATGCTGCTCACCTGCTACGGACCAAGGACACGCCTGTCGCATTCCCGACAGAGACTGTATATGGCCTTGGTGCAGATGCTACTCGGACTCCCTCAGTTAAAGGAATCTATTCGGCAAAGGGACGGCCTTCAGACAACCCTCTCATTTCACATGTTTGCGACCTGGAAATGCTGCGAGAGTATATCGGCCACAGTGATACAACTGATCCTATACCTCAGCGATACAGGGCTTTGATAGAGCGTTTCTGGCCTGGACCCCTGACTATTCTTCTACCTAACCCGGCCCCGTCGAAACTAGCACCTGAGGTGACAGCAGGCCTCAAAACCTTTGGCGTGCGAATGCCTTCTTCAACCCTCGCCTTGTCTCTTATCAAGCTAGCTGGTGTACCCCTGGCGGCACCATCCGCCAACGCTTCCACCAAACCTTCACCCACAGCGGCACAACATGTAATGGACGACCTCAACGGAAAGATCGAGCTCATTTTGGACGGTGGACACTGTCAAGTGGGTGTGGAGAGTACTGTTGTGGATGGGCTGTGTGACCCCCCCGTCGTCCTTCGTCCAGGAGGTATCGGTATAGATGAGCTACGAAGCTGCCCTGGCTGGGAGAATGTATCAATAGCTTATAAAGACAAGAGCGAAGAGGGAAAGGCTGCACCTCGGGCTCCAGGGATGAAGTACAAGCACTACAGTCCAAAGGCAACAGTAGTGCTTTATGAGTCGAGTTTCGGAAAAGGGGTCAATGGAATAGCTTCTTTCGACTTGAAGGCGACCAATGGGGCGGTCAACGGCCATGCTAGCAACGATGAGCGGAAGGGTAGGGTTGTTGGGGTTATTCGCACCCAGCGATGGAAGTCGGGGGCTGGTCTGCGATGCGCCAGCTTTCACCATCTCACTGACGTACAAGGAgcggatgaggatgactcgCCATTCCAAGTATACGAAGGCGATCTGTTGGACGAAAAGGAGCAGCCAATCGGAAAGATCTTGGATATCGATCTGGGCAGAGGCACTGAAGGAATTGCGAGAGGTCTTTTCGCAGCGCTCCGGGAGTTTGATCGACGAGGCGCAGACAccatctttgttgatggtATAGAAGATAGAAGTGATATCGCAGCGGCGGTCATGAACCGGCTCCGCAAAGCGGCTTCAGAGACTAGAGCATGA